A stretch of Corallococcus silvisoli DNA encodes these proteins:
- the pilM gene encoding type IV pilus assembly protein PilM, whose translation MAKGKLALGLDIGSTSIKMIMLKEQRKRGEVGYALQSFGMKPLPPEAIVDGALMNSTAIVQAVQELMSELKVKGKDVAIGVSGHSVIIKKIQMPRMSQEELEESIQWEAEQYIPFDVKDVNIDTQILDGGGNDATGQMDVLLVAAKKDMINDYTTVVSEAGLAPVVVDVDAFAVQNMFSTNYELPDKETVVLINAGASVVNINIIANGVTVFTRDVTIGGNQFTEEIQKQLNVSYEEAEALKIGGNRADADAVVPQDVERVLSSVAEQVAGEIQRSLDFYAGTAADSNFTKVYLSGGTAKIPALFKTIEARTGVPVEILNPFRKIEVDNRKFDPAFIMDVAPMAAVAVGLALRRPGDKLG comes from the coding sequence ATGGCGAAGGGCAAACTGGCACTCGGGCTGGATATCGGGTCGACGTCGATCAAGATGATCATGCTCAAGGAGCAGCGCAAGCGCGGCGAAGTCGGCTACGCGCTCCAGAGCTTCGGAATGAAGCCGCTGCCTCCCGAGGCCATCGTTGACGGTGCGCTGATGAACTCCACGGCCATCGTCCAGGCCGTCCAGGAGCTGATGTCCGAGCTGAAGGTGAAGGGCAAGGACGTCGCCATTGGCGTGTCCGGCCACTCGGTCATCATCAAGAAGATCCAGATGCCCCGCATGAGCCAGGAGGAGCTCGAGGAGAGCATCCAGTGGGAGGCGGAGCAGTACATCCCCTTCGACGTGAAGGACGTGAACATCGACACGCAGATCCTCGACGGCGGCGGCAACGACGCCACCGGTCAGATGGACGTGCTGCTGGTGGCCGCCAAGAAGGACATGATCAACGACTACACCACCGTGGTCTCCGAGGCGGGCCTCGCGCCGGTGGTGGTGGACGTGGACGCGTTCGCCGTCCAGAACATGTTCTCCACGAACTACGAGCTGCCGGACAAGGAGACCGTCGTCCTCATCAACGCCGGCGCCTCCGTGGTGAACATCAACATCATCGCCAACGGCGTGACGGTGTTCACCCGCGACGTGACCATCGGCGGCAACCAGTTCACCGAAGAAATCCAGAAGCAGCTCAACGTCTCCTACGAGGAGGCGGAGGCGCTGAAGATCGGCGGCAACCGCGCGGACGCGGACGCCGTCGTTCCCCAGGACGTCGAGCGCGTCCTCTCCAGCGTGGCGGAGCAGGTGGCGGGCGAAATCCAGCGCTCGCTGGACTTCTACGCGGGCACCGCGGCGGACTCGAACTTCACCAAGGTCTACCTGTCTGGTGGCACCGCGAAGATTCCCGCCCTGTTCAAGACCATCGAGGCGCGGACCGGCGTGCCGGTGGAGATCCTCAACCCGTTCCGGAAGATTGAAGTGGACAACCGCAAGTTCGACCCTGCGTTCATCATGGACGTGGCGCCCATGGCCGCGGTGGCAGTGGGACTGGCGCTCCGGCGCCCGGGCGACAAGCTGGGCTGA
- a CDS encoding PilN domain-containing protein yields MMIRINLLPVRAVKKREMGRQVLALYAAVLIAAVVGNYFWFADRDNELKRANQGIAQTRAKIAELEKVIGEVTNINARKAEVEKKLAVLDTLRKGRNGPVRMLDALSSAMPKKVWLKDFVEASNSVTINGSAVSHDEVAELMRGLGGMVWTPKGMGRLVDQRRDAKTSRVELFNTETASVEEFSVSDIKPFFGNIELTNAVQTKPSLAGAPSFVEFKLTLTANYAI; encoded by the coding sequence ATGATGATTCGAATCAATCTGCTGCCCGTCCGGGCGGTGAAGAAGCGCGAGATGGGCCGGCAGGTGCTGGCCCTCTACGCCGCGGTCCTGATCGCCGCGGTGGTGGGTAACTACTTCTGGTTCGCGGACCGCGACAACGAGCTGAAGCGGGCCAACCAGGGCATCGCCCAGACGCGCGCGAAGATCGCGGAGCTGGAGAAGGTCATCGGCGAGGTGACCAACATCAACGCCCGCAAGGCGGAGGTGGAGAAGAAGCTCGCGGTGCTGGACACGCTGCGCAAGGGCCGCAACGGTCCGGTGCGCATGCTGGACGCGCTGTCCTCGGCCATGCCCAAGAAGGTCTGGCTCAAGGACTTCGTGGAGGCCTCCAACAGCGTCACCATCAACGGCTCGGCCGTCAGTCACGACGAGGTCGCGGAGCTGATGCGCGGCCTGGGTGGCATGGTGTGGACGCCCAAGGGCATGGGGCGCCTGGTGGATCAGCGCCGCGACGCCAAGACCTCTCGCGTGGAGCTCTTCAACACGGAGACCGCCAGCGTGGAGGAGTTCTCCGTGAGCGACATCAAGCCCTTCTTCGGCAACATCGAACTGACGAACGCGGTGCAGACCAAGCCCAGCCTGGCCGGCGCCCCGTCGTTCGTCGAGTTCAAGCTCACCCTCACCGCCAACTACGCCATCTGA
- a CDS encoding type IV pilus inner membrane component PilO, whose translation MDKYLDQLAKAPPAAKFGGLAAIVVLLTVANFFLAIQPTDEDIARRGAERRKLDLELAEKSEIAQNLNERRREMDVLEQKLAEALTELPERRDMEELLAQINDIGKKSGLEISRVEPDKEFVQSGEFFARIPIKMTVSGNYHEIAMFLQEMANMRRIVNVNNIKLDGAALKNEKVVLQSSFLATTFRFIETKKN comes from the coding sequence ATGGACAAATACCTGGATCAACTCGCGAAGGCCCCCCCCGCGGCGAAGTTCGGCGGGCTCGCGGCCATCGTCGTCCTCCTGACCGTGGCCAACTTCTTCCTGGCCATCCAGCCCACGGACGAGGACATCGCCCGTCGAGGCGCGGAGCGCCGGAAGCTGGACCTGGAGCTCGCGGAGAAGAGCGAGATCGCCCAGAACCTCAACGAGCGCCGCCGCGAGATGGACGTGTTGGAGCAGAAGCTGGCGGAGGCCCTCACGGAGCTTCCGGAGCGGCGCGACATGGAAGAGCTGCTCGCGCAGATCAACGACATCGGCAAGAAGTCCGGCCTGGAGATCTCCCGCGTGGAGCCCGACAAGGAGTTCGTCCAGAGCGGCGAGTTCTTCGCGCGCATCCCCATCAAGATGACGGTGAGCGGCAACTACCATGAGATCGCCATGTTCCTGCAGGAGATGGCGAACATGCGCCGCATCGTGAACGTCAACAACATCAAGCTCGATGGCGCGGCCCTGAAGAACGAGAAGGTCGTCCTCCAGAGCAGCTTCCTGGCGACGACGTTCCGTTTCATCGAGACGAAGAAAAACTAG
- a CDS encoding sigma-54-dependent transcriptional regulator: protein MPLFRTILVADDEPSIRHILTLVLTDKGYDVRAVADSDEALRELSARAYDVLLTDVRMPRRDGLSVLRAALADHPGLTVVVMSAYGSQEQALEAVQAGAYDYVQKPFKPEEIVLVLRKAEERERLVRENRRLHEAQLPGASGGHILGHSAALQTVLKQVARVAPVDTTVLISGESGTGKELIARELHGKSRRSAMPFVAVNCGAIPHGLLESELFGHAKGAFTDARTARRGLFAEADGGTLFLDEVGELPLGAQVKLLRVLQEGEIRPVGESRVERVDVRVVAATLRDLGKLVEKGEFREDLYYRLNVVNLTLPPLRERREDVPVLARAFLHRFNRDLNRDPPVEGFTPEAEALLTAYAWPGNVRELENAMERAVLLAEGTHIAPGSLPEKLWAASAPAAAGTAPPLQVGSDLSLKRAIRELEESYIRAALRRTKGNRTRAAEVLDISHRALLYKIKEYGIDPDAEGSRS, encoded by the coding sequence ATGCCCCTCTTCCGCACCATCCTCGTCGCTGACGACGAGCCGTCCATCCGCCACATCCTCACCCTGGTGCTCACCGACAAGGGTTACGACGTGCGCGCCGTCGCGGACAGCGATGAGGCCCTGCGCGAATTGTCCGCCCGCGCCTACGACGTCCTCCTGACCGACGTGCGCATGCCCCGGCGCGACGGGCTGTCGGTGTTGCGGGCGGCGCTCGCGGACCATCCCGGCCTCACCGTGGTGGTGATGAGCGCGTATGGCTCCCAGGAGCAGGCGCTGGAGGCGGTGCAGGCGGGGGCGTACGACTACGTCCAGAAGCCCTTCAAGCCAGAGGAGATCGTCCTCGTCCTGCGCAAGGCGGAGGAGCGCGAACGGCTGGTCCGCGAGAACCGGCGCCTGCACGAAGCGCAGCTGCCTGGCGCGTCCGGGGGGCACATCCTGGGCCATAGCGCCGCGCTCCAGACGGTGCTCAAGCAGGTGGCGCGCGTGGCGCCGGTGGACACCACGGTGCTCATCTCCGGGGAGAGCGGCACCGGCAAGGAGCTCATCGCGCGCGAACTGCACGGCAAGAGTCGCCGCTCCGCCATGCCCTTCGTCGCGGTCAACTGCGGCGCGATCCCCCACGGACTCCTGGAGAGCGAGCTGTTCGGCCATGCGAAGGGCGCGTTCACCGACGCGCGCACCGCCCGCCGGGGCCTGTTCGCGGAGGCCGACGGCGGCACGCTCTTCCTTGATGAGGTGGGCGAGCTGCCCCTGGGCGCGCAGGTGAAGCTCCTGCGCGTGCTCCAGGAGGGGGAGATCCGCCCGGTGGGCGAGAGCCGCGTGGAGCGCGTGGACGTGCGCGTGGTCGCCGCCACGCTGCGCGACCTGGGCAAGCTGGTGGAGAAGGGCGAGTTTCGCGAGGACCTCTACTACCGCCTCAACGTCGTGAACCTCACCCTGCCGCCCCTGCGCGAGCGCCGCGAGGACGTTCCCGTGCTCGCCAGGGCCTTCCTCCACCGCTTCAACCGCGACCTCAACCGTGATCCGCCCGTGGAGGGCTTCACCCCGGAGGCGGAGGCCCTGCTCACGGCCTACGCCTGGCCGGGCAATGTGCGCGAACTGGAGAACGCCATGGAGCGCGCGGTGCTCCTCGCGGAGGGCACGCACATCGCGCCCGGCAGCCTGCCGGAGAAGCTGTGGGCGGCTTCCGCACCCGCGGCCGCCGGGACGGCGCCACCGCTACAGGTCGGGAGCGACCTGTCGCTCAAGCGCGCCATCCGAGAGCTGGAGGAGTCCTACATCCGGGCGGCCCTCCGCCGCACGAAGGGCAACCGCACCCGGGCGGCCGAGGTGCTGGACATCAGCCACCGGGCGCTCCTCTACAAGATCAAGGAGTACGGCATCGATCCAGACGCGGAAGGCTCCCGGAGCTGA
- a CDS encoding roadblock/LC7 domain-containing protein: MSFRTHLEAVVNQVDGALACSVMGFDGISVDTFQKDEATELDVSGTWVEYANLLTQLKNAAESLKTGTVTEVSVNSEKVLTVMRLLTPDYFLVLALRADGNFGKGRYVLRVTAPQVKAEL; this comes from the coding sequence ATGTCCTTTCGCACGCACCTTGAAGCGGTGGTGAACCAGGTGGACGGAGCCCTCGCGTGCAGCGTGATGGGCTTCGACGGCATCTCCGTGGACACGTTCCAGAAGGACGAGGCCACGGAGCTGGACGTCTCCGGCACCTGGGTGGAGTACGCCAACCTGCTCACGCAGCTGAAGAACGCGGCCGAGTCGCTGAAGACGGGCACCGTCACCGAGGTGAGTGTCAACAGCGAGAAGGTTCTCACCGTGATGCGCCTGCTGACGCCGGACTACTTCCTGGTGCTGGCCCTGCGCGCGGACGGGAACTTCGGCAAGGGGCGCTACGTCCTGCGCGTCACCGCGCCACAGGTGAAGGCGGAGCTGTAG
- a CDS encoding sensor histidine kinase codes for MKWRIASVAFLLGSLSTGLSWLTLQPVLIRLLDMARRLALPGSLDMEALSRIRAFLPLALGLDLLVLTVLAYGVLDLAVGRPLRATEKAVAQLGRLQLDVPLTGQGGPLVARIQSELQRMAEALRQEQALTRSQLEALREANARLARAQTELVASERLATVGKLAAGVAHEVGNPLAGILGYLSLARSRAREPELKDFLERIDHEVLRIDRIVRGLLDLGRPASTQPGPVDVGQVVETCVRLVRAGPELDRVDVMLDVTPGLLARADPGPLSQILINLLLNAAQAMGGEGRVRVSARREDALLHMEVEDSGPGLSPEARARLFEPFFTTKGRQGTGLGLAVSLNLAQGMGGRLDARDGAGGGACFRLSLPAA; via the coding sequence ATGAAGTGGCGCATCGCCAGCGTGGCCTTCCTCCTGGGCTCGCTGTCCACGGGGCTGTCGTGGCTGACCCTGCAGCCGGTGTTGATCCGCCTGCTGGACATGGCGCGCCGACTGGCACTGCCGGGGTCCCTGGACATGGAGGCGCTGTCGCGGATCCGCGCCTTCCTTCCGCTGGCGTTGGGTCTGGACCTGCTGGTGCTGACCGTCCTCGCGTACGGGGTCCTGGACCTCGCGGTGGGCCGCCCGCTGCGCGCCACCGAGAAGGCCGTCGCGCAGCTGGGCCGGCTCCAACTGGATGTGCCGCTGACGGGGCAGGGCGGCCCGCTCGTGGCGCGCATCCAAAGTGAACTCCAGCGCATGGCGGAGGCGCTGCGCCAGGAGCAGGCACTCACCCGCTCCCAATTGGAAGCGCTGCGCGAGGCGAACGCGCGGCTCGCGAGGGCGCAGACGGAGCTGGTCGCCTCCGAGCGGCTGGCCACGGTGGGAAAGCTGGCGGCGGGGGTCGCGCACGAGGTGGGCAACCCGCTGGCGGGCATCCTCGGCTATCTCTCCCTGGCGCGCTCCAGGGCGCGGGAGCCCGAGCTGAAGGACTTTCTTGAGCGCATCGACCACGAGGTGCTGCGCATCGACCGCATCGTGCGAGGGCTCCTGGACCTGGGCCGTCCCGCCAGCACCCAGCCCGGGCCGGTGGACGTGGGGCAGGTGGTGGAGACCTGCGTGCGCCTGGTCCGGGCCGGGCCGGAGCTGGACCGGGTCGACGTGATGTTGGACGTGACGCCCGGCCTGCTGGCCCGCGCGGATCCAGGCCCGCTGTCGCAGATCCTCATCAACCTGCTGCTCAACGCGGCCCAGGCCATGGGGGGCGAGGGCCGGGTGCGCGTCTCCGCCCGGCGCGAGGACGCGCTCCTCCACATGGAGGTGGAGGACAGTGGCCCGGGCTTGTCGCCCGAGGCGAGGGCGCGCCTCTTCGAGCCGTTCTTCACCACCAAGGGGCGGCAGGGCACGGGCCTGGGGCTCGCGGTGTCCCTGAACCTGGCCCAGGGCATGGGGGGACGGCTGGACGCGCGCGACGGCGCGGGTGGCGGCGCGTGCTTCCGGTTGTCCCTGCCGGCCGCCTGA
- a CDS encoding prepilin peptidase, with the protein MTFTYAPGWAEPLFILFLFFLGLCIGSFLNVVIARVPEGLSIVRPGSRCPKCGHVLSWYENIPVLSWLGLRGRCRGCAMPISPRYVLVELLTGLLFLACLKRFDWTYALVPALVLVFLLVPLTFIDLEHWILPFSLTLPGIAAGVLLAIPRGSGAVVQAVVGAAVGFGAFRLMEYVGWRLFKREALGGGDKFLVALLGAFLGWHSLLGILFFSSLQGSIVGVALLALTGRAGPRGAAEQTGEKGAESAPPEVHAEARAAEAPPPGSGIGDAQRAHPPQGPDADAPVTPTVAATPEGEEEEPESTMTWDFTKPGLPLWKRVLLVPWCLLFQPIPDAPLDETGEEEEWVPGPTNIPFGPWLALAGLEVMLLGPWLARVLPLDVALMLGGTR; encoded by the coding sequence GTGACGTTCACCTACGCGCCGGGCTGGGCCGAGCCCCTCTTCATCCTCTTCCTGTTCTTCCTCGGCCTGTGTATCGGCTCCTTCCTCAATGTCGTCATCGCGCGGGTGCCCGAAGGCCTGAGCATCGTGCGGCCGGGGTCGCGCTGCCCGAAGTGCGGGCACGTGCTCTCCTGGTACGAGAACATCCCCGTGCTGTCGTGGCTGGGGCTGCGCGGGAGATGTCGCGGCTGCGCCATGCCCATCTCCCCGCGCTACGTGCTGGTGGAGCTGCTCACGGGCCTGTTGTTCCTCGCGTGCCTCAAGCGCTTCGACTGGACGTACGCGCTGGTGCCCGCGCTGGTGCTGGTGTTCCTGCTGGTGCCCCTCACCTTCATTGATCTGGAGCATTGGATCCTCCCGTTCTCGCTCACCCTGCCGGGCATCGCCGCGGGCGTGTTGCTGGCGATTCCCCGGGGCTCGGGCGCGGTGGTGCAGGCCGTGGTGGGAGCGGCGGTGGGCTTCGGGGCCTTCCGGTTGATGGAGTACGTGGGCTGGCGCCTGTTCAAGCGCGAGGCGCTGGGCGGTGGGGACAAGTTCCTCGTCGCGCTCTTGGGCGCGTTCCTGGGCTGGCACTCGCTCCTGGGCATCCTCTTCTTCTCGTCGCTGCAGGGCTCCATCGTCGGCGTGGCGCTCCTGGCCCTCACGGGCCGGGCGGGTCCACGAGGCGCGGCCGAACAGACCGGGGAGAAGGGGGCTGAGTCCGCGCCGCCGGAGGTCCACGCCGAGGCGCGGGCGGCGGAAGCCCCTCCACCTGGGTCCGGGATCGGCGACGCGCAGCGGGCCCACCCTCCCCAGGGACCGGATGCCGACGCCCCCGTCACCCCGACCGTCGCCGCGACACCCGAGGGCGAGGAGGAGGAGCCCGAGTCCACGATGACGTGGGACTTCACGAAGCCCGGGCTTCCCCTGTGGAAGCGGGTGTTGCTGGTGCCCTGGTGCCTGCTCTTCCAGCCCATCCCGGACGCACCGCTCGACGAAACCGGCGAAGAGGAGGAGTGGGTCCCCGGTCCCACCAACATCCCCTTCGGCCCATGGCTCGCGCTTGCGGGGCTGGAGGTGATGCTGCTGGGACCGTGGCTCGCGCGCGTGCTGCCGTTGGATGTGGCGCTGATGCTCGGTGGGACCCGGTGA
- a CDS encoding pilus assembly protein PilP — translation MKTFKSTMTAAVLALTLSACEETPKASPAPAPPKVAAPAAAPVEEKTEASAAPAFVYTYSPVGKRDPFRSPLEELGPVARDAPERACNEPLCVFDLDQLKLVAVVTGDASPLAMVEDPLGRGHIVRRNTRVGRQGGKVTQILRDSVTVTEVFTGAKGELISNPVSLQLKADGVKDPAYNLMTGKNWE, via the coding sequence ATGAAGACGTTCAAATCCACGATGACCGCCGCGGTGCTTGCGCTGACGTTGTCTGCCTGTGAGGAGACCCCCAAGGCCAGCCCCGCTCCCGCTCCCCCCAAGGTCGCTGCCCCCGCGGCGGCCCCGGTGGAGGAGAAGACCGAGGCGTCGGCGGCGCCAGCGTTCGTCTACACGTACAGCCCGGTGGGCAAGCGGGATCCGTTCCGCAGTCCGCTGGAGGAGCTGGGGCCGGTGGCGCGTGACGCACCGGAGCGGGCATGCAACGAGCCCCTGTGCGTGTTCGACCTCGACCAGCTCAAGCTGGTGGCGGTCGTGACGGGGGATGCCAGTCCGCTGGCGATGGTCGAGGATCCGCTGGGCCGCGGCCACATCGTCCGACGCAACACCCGCGTGGGGCGTCAGGGCGGCAAGGTGACACAGATTCTCCGGGACTCGGTCACCGTCACCGAGGTCTTCACGGGAGCCAAGGGCGAGCTCATCAGCAATCCGGTGAGTCTGCAGCTCAAGGCGGATGGCGTGAAGGACCCCGCCTACAACCTGATGACGGGCAAGAACTGGGAGTAG
- the pilQ gene encoding type IV pilus secretin PilQ — protein sequence MLEQSAVTRGKWIMATAWAVVLASAKVYGADLNTLKDLQVSRTGAGAQVVVTGNRPPTFTVFRLSGPERLVVDLSSADATGIKGHHDGTGPVSGVVAAQFSDARASVGRVLVALDQASQYDVRAEGNRVVISVDGSPVAPAAAVAQAPAEPKPAEPVATPKPAPAPVVAAAAVKAAPVAAPAPVEAMVAVVPEEGASSKSAASQTPGRENVVATEADEREVAHPAQRITRLSLDGDALRVGADGDIARYEVLELVDPPRLAVDVYGVGLSAKAPKVKGNLLKDVRVGAHEDKVRLVLVAKGDMPAYRVDRSDRGLEVVLGGAVARKPKPSQPRDAVAETEPLRPQPLPAQEAAKPAAAPSAPQLAVVEVKDLSFDESPSGGRVQLKLSGATAWKVDRPDPRSAVLTLENARLPKKLERSLDTSALDTPVKMISAFSVPGEGRKVRLVVAADGAIEENVTQGANSLSWRLDVQGVKTEEVALTQRTAGFTAEAPAYAAEGAPQQARYRGKRVSFEFKDIDIQNLLRVIAEISKRNIVVADDVSGRVTIRLRNVPWDQALDLILRTKQLGQEQVGNIIRIAPLKTLEEEARLRQERKKSLQQQEDLLVSLVPVNYAVAADMSSRVKDVLSDRGSVTVDTRTNVLIVKDIRSNTEKARALVRSLDTQTPQVLIESRIVEASTTFSRALGVQWGGQARLSQASGNPTGLIFPSTVGVTGGASGSAPGVPTAPNFAVNLPAAVGEGLGGAMGFAFGSAGGALQLNLRLSAAETEGTVKTISSPKVTTLDNNTARISQGLSIPFSQTSAGGVNTTFVEARLSLEVTPHITQDGSILMSIAAQNNQPDPSNTGANGQPSIQRKEANTQVLVKDGDTTVIGGIYVRRGSTSRDSVPFLSRIPVLGFFFKSTLETDERQELLIFITPRILNRQTIAQSL from the coding sequence ATGCTCGAGCAGAGCGCTGTGACGAGGGGCAAGTGGATCATGGCGACCGCATGGGCGGTCGTCCTGGCAAGCGCCAAGGTGTACGGCGCGGATCTCAATACGCTGAAGGACCTGCAGGTGTCCCGGACGGGAGCCGGTGCGCAGGTCGTGGTGACCGGGAACCGGCCGCCCACCTTCACCGTCTTCAGGCTCAGTGGGCCGGAGCGGCTGGTGGTGGACCTGTCGTCCGCGGATGCCACCGGCATCAAGGGGCACCATGACGGCACCGGTCCGGTGTCCGGCGTGGTGGCCGCTCAGTTCTCCGACGCGAGGGCCAGCGTGGGCCGCGTGCTGGTGGCGCTCGATCAGGCCTCTCAGTACGACGTGCGCGCGGAAGGCAACCGCGTCGTCATCTCCGTGGACGGTTCGCCGGTGGCCCCCGCCGCCGCGGTCGCCCAGGCCCCCGCCGAGCCGAAGCCGGCGGAGCCCGTCGCCACGCCGAAGCCCGCGCCCGCCCCGGTGGTCGCCGCCGCGGCGGTGAAGGCCGCCCCCGTGGCCGCCCCGGCCCCGGTCGAGGCGATGGTCGCCGTGGTGCCGGAGGAGGGTGCCTCCTCCAAGTCCGCCGCGTCCCAGACCCCGGGCCGCGAGAACGTGGTCGCCACGGAGGCGGATGAGCGCGAGGTGGCCCACCCGGCCCAGCGCATCACCCGGCTGTCCCTGGACGGCGACGCCCTGCGCGTGGGCGCCGACGGCGACATCGCTCGCTACGAGGTCCTGGAGCTGGTGGATCCGCCTCGCCTGGCCGTGGACGTTTACGGTGTGGGCCTGAGCGCGAAGGCCCCCAAGGTTAAGGGCAACCTGCTCAAGGATGTGCGCGTGGGCGCCCATGAGGACAAGGTGCGCCTGGTCCTGGTTGCGAAGGGCGACATGCCCGCCTACCGCGTGGACCGCTCCGACCGTGGCCTGGAGGTGGTGCTGGGCGGCGCGGTGGCGCGCAAGCCGAAGCCCTCCCAGCCCCGCGACGCGGTGGCGGAGACCGAACCGCTGCGCCCGCAGCCGCTGCCGGCGCAGGAGGCGGCGAAGCCTGCCGCGGCCCCGTCCGCCCCGCAGCTCGCGGTGGTGGAGGTCAAGGACCTGTCCTTCGACGAGAGCCCCTCGGGTGGCCGTGTGCAGCTGAAGCTGTCCGGCGCGACCGCGTGGAAGGTGGACCGCCCGGATCCTCGCAGCGCGGTGCTGACGCTGGAGAACGCGCGGCTGCCCAAGAAGCTGGAGCGCAGCCTGGACACCAGCGCGCTGGACACGCCGGTGAAGATGATCAGCGCCTTCAGCGTGCCGGGTGAGGGCCGCAAGGTGCGCCTGGTGGTCGCCGCCGACGGCGCCATCGAGGAGAACGTCACCCAGGGCGCCAACAGCCTGAGCTGGCGGCTGGACGTGCAGGGCGTGAAGACGGAGGAGGTGGCTCTCACGCAGCGCACCGCCGGCTTCACCGCGGAGGCCCCGGCGTACGCGGCGGAGGGCGCGCCCCAGCAGGCGCGCTACCGTGGCAAGCGCGTGTCCTTCGAGTTCAAGGACATCGACATCCAGAACCTGCTGCGCGTCATCGCGGAGATCTCCAAGCGCAACATCGTCGTGGCCGACGACGTGTCGGGCCGCGTGACCATCCGCCTGCGCAACGTGCCCTGGGACCAGGCGCTGGACCTCATCCTGCGCACCAAGCAGCTGGGTCAGGAGCAGGTGGGCAACATCATCCGCATCGCGCCCCTGAAGACCCTGGAAGAGGAGGCGCGGCTGCGCCAGGAGCGCAAGAAGTCGCTGCAGCAGCAGGAGGACCTGCTGGTCAGCCTGGTGCCGGTGAACTACGCGGTGGCCGCGGACATGTCGTCGCGGGTCAAGGACGTGCTCAGCGACCGTGGCTCGGTGACGGTGGACACGCGCACCAACGTGCTCATCGTGAAGGACATCCGCTCCAACACGGAGAAGGCGCGCGCCCTGGTGCGCAGCCTGGACACGCAGACGCCGCAGGTGCTCATCGAGAGCCGCATCGTGGAGGCGAGCACTACCTTCAGCCGCGCCCTGGGCGTGCAGTGGGGCGGGCAGGCTCGCTTGTCGCAAGCGTCCGGCAACCCCACCGGCCTCATCTTCCCCAGCACCGTCGGCGTGACCGGCGGCGCGTCTGGCTCCGCGCCGGGTGTGCCGACCGCGCCCAACTTCGCGGTGAACCTGCCGGCGGCCGTGGGTGAAGGCCTCGGTGGCGCCATGGGCTTCGCCTTCGGCTCCGCGGGCGGCGCCCTGCAGCTCAACCTGCGCCTGTCCGCGGCGGAGACGGAGGGCACGGTGAAGACCATCTCGTCGCCCAAGGTCACGACGCTCGACAACAACACGGCCCGCATCAGCCAGGGTCTGTCCATCCCGTTCAGCCAGACGTCTGCCGGCGGTGTGAACACGACCTTCGTCGAAGCGCGCCTGTCCCTGGAAGTCACGCCGCACATCACCCAGGACGGCAGCATCCTCATGTCCATCGCGGCGCAGAACAACCAGCCGGATCCGTCCAACACGGGCGCGAATGGTCAGCCGTCCATCCAGCGCAAGGAGGCCAACACCCAGGTCCTGGTGAAGGATGGCGATACCACCGTCATCGGTGGCATCTACGTGCGCCGGGGCAGCACCTCGCGTGACTCGGTGCCCTTCCTGTCGCGGATCCCCGTGCTGGGCTTCTTCTTCAAGAGCACTTTGGAGACGGATGAGCGTCAGGAACTGCTCATCTTCATCACGCCCCGTATCCTCAACCGGCAGACCATCGCGCAGAGCCTCTAG
- a CDS encoding type IV pilin protein has translation MMNRLFRKKGGFTLIELMIVVAIIGILAAIAIPNFIRFQAKSKQSEAKTNLKAIFTAQKSFFGEKDKYSSDFTVIGFDPEPANRYSYGLIPGCAEATPANGRAARAKLGCIGQDSAKFLTPPTAINSIAALGVQTSVANCPNCWFSANAVGNVDNDPEGDAWGITSNPLGETLANTCGVDSTLVAAGEPGNAYNDVSCP, from the coding sequence ATGATGAACCGTCTCTTCCGGAAGAAGGGTGGCTTCACCCTCATCGAGCTGATGATCGTGGTCGCCATCATCGGCATCCTGGCCGCCATCGCCATCCCGAACTTCATCCGCTTCCAGGCGAAGTCGAAGCAGTCCGAGGCGAAGACGAACCTCAAGGCCATCTTCACGGCCCAGAAGTCGTTCTTCGGTGAGAAGGACAAGTACTCCTCCGACTTCACGGTCATCGGCTTCGATCCGGAGCCCGCGAACCGCTACAGCTACGGCCTGATCCCCGGCTGCGCGGAGGCTACCCCCGCCAACGGGCGCGCTGCGCGCGCCAAGTTGGGCTGCATTGGCCAGGACTCCGCCAAGTTCCTCACCCCGCCCACCGCCATTAACTCGATCGCCGCCCTGGGCGTGCAGACCTCGGTCGCCAACTGCCCCAACTGCTGGTTCAGCGCGAACGCCGTCGGCAACGTCGACAACGACCCCGAGGGCGACGCCTGGGGCATCACCTCCAACCCGCTGGGCGAGACGCTGGCCAACACCTGCGGCGTGGACTCCACCCTGGTGGCCGCC